Proteins from a single region of Oryza brachyantha chromosome 6, ObraRS2, whole genome shotgun sequence:
- the LOC102719020 gene encoding somatic embryogenesis receptor kinase 4 encodes MALKGSLDPSGRVLGSWDDSGEPCGGSFVGVTCDRGGHVTAISLQGRGLSGTLPPAISGLRRLAGLYLHYNGIKGSIPREIGSLSELTDLYLDVNHLSGPVPVEIAAMANLQVLQLGYNQLTGSIPPQLGKLNNLAVLALQSNQLTGAIPATLGDLALLTRLDLSFNSLFGSIPSKIAEVPLLEVFDVRNNSLSGSVPAGLGRLNGGFQYVNNKGLCGVGFSLLDLCLSSEDGLKPSKPEPFGPDGTVKTREVPQSANTDHCEGSRCSRSSNSSTGVLIVGVVAVVIGAAFCGTFAFSYYRRQKQKIGSSLEVSDSRLSTDHYQQKEVCRRSASPLISVEYSNGWDPLSSGGVGSSGEVGDSFRFNLEEVECATQYFSEVNLLGKSGFAATYKGILRDGSVVAIKSLNKTSCKQEESDFLRGLKMLTVLRHENLVSLRGFCCSRGRGECFLVYDYMVNGCLSQYLDVKDGSSANVLDWPTRVSIIRGIAKGVEYMHSKKTNKPSVVHQNISAEKILLDHHLTPRLSVPGLHKLLADDVVFSTLKASAAMGYLAPEYATTGRFTEKSDVFAFGIVVLQVMTGRRAVSQLKVSTAANDLESLIDENLNGIFSRTEAANLAAVAALCTSEAASQRPTMEAVVQQLSSCH; translated from the exons ATGGCCCTGAAGGGGAGCCTGGACCCGTCCGGCCGGGTGCTGGGCTCGTGGGACGACTCCGGCGAGCCCTGCGGGGGCTCGTTCGTCGGCGTGACCTGCGACAGGGGTGGCCACGTGACGGCCATCTCGCTGCAGGGCCGCGGCCTCTCCGGAACCCTCCCGCCGGCGATCTCCGGGCTCCGGCGGCTCGCTGGGCTGTACCTCCATTACAACGGCATCAAGGGGTCTATACCCAGGGAGATTGGGAGCCTATCGGAGCTCACCGACCTTTACCTCGACGTCAACCATTTGAGCGGGCCCGTGCCAGTGGAGATTGCCGCCATGGCGAACCTCCAAG TGTTGCAGCTGGGTTACAATCAGTTGACAGGCAGCATACCGCCTCAGTTAGGCAAGCTCAACAATCTTGCTGTTCTTGCACTTCAGTCCAACCAGCTGACTGGAGCCATTCCAGCAACACTGGGTGACCTGGCTCTGTTGACACGTCTTGATTTGAGCTTCAACAGTCTATTTGGTTCCATCCCTTCAAAGATTGCAGAGGTTCCATTGCTCGAGGTCTTTGATGTTCGCAATAATTCCCTTTCTGGGAGTGTCCCTGCAG GTTTGGGGAGACTGAATGGTGGGTTCCAGTATGTGAACAACAAAGGTCTTTGCGGAGTTGGCTTCAGTTTGCTGGATCTTTGCTTGTCATCGGAGGATGGCTTGAAACCTAGTAAACCTGAGCCTTTTGGCCCAGATGGTACTGTCAAGACACGGGAAGTGCCTCAGTCGGCGAATACAGATCACTGTGAGGGTTCCCGTTGCTCGAGATCTTCAAATTCATCTACAGGAGTCCTTATTGTTGGTGTGGTTGCAGTGGTGATTGGCGCTGCATTTTGTGGAACATTTGCGTTCTCATATTACCGTCGGCAAAAGCAGAAGATTGGCAGCTCATTGGAGGTTTCTGATAGCAGGCTCAGCACTGACCATTACCAGCAGAAGGAAGTTTGCCGAAGAAGCGCTTCCCCACTTATTAGTGTTGAGTACTCAAATGGATGGGACCCTTTGTCCAGTGGAGGTGTTGGCTCATCGGGCGAGGTTGGTGATAGCTTTAGGTTCAACCTTGAGGAGGTTGAGTGTGCGACTCAATACTTTTCTGAGGTTAATTTGCTGGGTAAAAGTGGCTTTGCTGCGACATACAAGGGAATTCTACGCGATGGATCTGTTGTTGCTATTAAGAGCCTTAACAAGACAAGCTGCAAGCAAGAAGAGTCAGATTTCTTGCGTGGTCTCAAGATGCTCACTGTGCTGCGACATGAGAACCTTGTTAGCTTGAGGGGCTTCTGCTGCTCCAGGGGAAGGGGGGAATGCTTCCTTGTCTATGATTACATGGTTAATGGCTGCTTGTCACAGTATCTGGATGTTAAGGATGGTTCCAGTGCTAATGTCCTTGATTGGCCAACAAGAGTTTCCATAATCAGAGGCATCGCAAAAG GAGTTGAGTACATGCACAGTAAGAAAACTAACAAGCCATCAGTAGTGCACCAGAATATATCGGCTGAGAAGATCCTTCTCGACCACCACTTAACACCGCGGTTATCGGTCCCAGGGCTGCACAAGCTCCTTGCTGACGATGTTGTCTTCTCAACCCTAAAGGCCAGCGCAGCAATGGGGTACCTTGCCCCTGAGTACGCCACCACTGGTCGATTCACCGAGAAGAGTGATGTTTTCGCATTTGGAATCGTCGTCCTTCAAGTCATGACAGGAAGGAGGGCAGTCTCACAACTGAAGGTCAGCACAGCTGCCAATGACCTTGAGAGCCTGATCGACGAAAACCTCAATGGCATATTCTCACGAACTGAGGCAGCTAACCTAGCCGCTGTTGCTGCACTTTGCACAAGCGAGGCGGCGAGCCAACGTCCCACAATGGAGGCTGTGGTCCAGCAACTCAGCAGCTGCCACTGA
- the LOC102709005 gene encoding 3-phosphoshikimate 1-carboxyvinyltransferase 2 gives MAAMAAKAAAVSLDRASAFATPAAAFPRQLRVPAAARGGVSVRARRRRAVVVVAASSSVAAPAAKSAEEIVLQPIREISGAVQLPGSKSLSNRILLLSALSEGTTVVDNLLNSEDVHYMLEALKALGLSVEADKVAKRAIVVGCSGKFPVEKDAKEEVQLFLGNAGTAMRPLTAAVTAAGGNATYVLDGVPRMRERPIGDLVVGLKQLGADVDCFLGTDCPPVRVNGIGGLPGGKVKLSGSISSQYLSALLMAAPLALGDVEIEIIDKLISIPYVEMTLRLMERFGVTAEHSESWDRFYIKGGQKYKSPGNAYVEGDASSASYFLAGAAITGGTVTVEGCGTTSLQGDVKFAEVLEMMGAKVTWTDTSVTVTGPPREPYGKKHLKAVDVNMNKMPDVAMTLAVVALFADGPTAIRDVASWRVKETERMVAIRTELTKLGASVEEGPDYCIITPPEKLNVTAIDTYDDHRMAMAFSLAACADVPVTIRDPGCTRKTFPNYFDVLSTFVKN, from the exons atggcggccatggcggccaaGGCGGCTGCGGTGTCCCTGGACCGAGCCTCGGCCTTCGccaccccggcggcggcgttcccGCGGCAGCTGCGGgtgcccgccgcggcgcgcggtgGGGTAAGcgtgcgggcgcggcggcggcgcgcggtggtggtggtggccgcgtcgtcgtccgtggccgcgccggcggcgaaatCCGCGGAGGAGATCGTGCTGCAGCCCATCCGGGAGATCTCCGGCGCCGTGCAGCTGCCCGGCTCCAAGTCGCTCTCCAACAGGATCCTCCTGCTCTCGGCTCTCTCCGAG GGGACAACAGTGGTTGACAACTTGCTGAACAGTGAGGATGTTCACTACATGCTTGAGGCACTGAAAGCCCTTGGGCTGTCTGTGGAAGCAGATAAAGTTGCAAAAAGGGCCATAGTCGTTGGCTGTAGTGGCAAGTTTCCTGTTGAGAAGGATGCGAAAGAGGAAGTGCAACTCTTCTTGGGGAATGCTGGAACTGCAATGCGGCCATTGACAGCAGCTGTGACTGCTGCTGGTGGAAATGCAAC TTATGTGCTTGATGGAGTGCCACGGATGAGGGAGAGACCGATTGGTGACTTGGTTGTTGGTTTGAAACAACTCGGTGCTGATGTTGACTGTTTCCTTGGCACTGACTGCCCGCCTGTTCGTGTGAATGGAATTGGAGGACTTCCTGGTGGCAAG GTGAAGCTCTCTGGTTCCATCAGCAGTCAGTACTTGAGTGCATTGCTGATGGCTGCTCCTTTGGCCCTTGGGGATGTGGAGATTGAAATCATTGATAAACTAATCTCCATTCCTTATGTTGAAATGACACTGAGATTGATGGAGCGTTTCGGCGTGACCGCAGAACATTCTGAAAGTTGGGACAGATTCTATATCAAGGGAGGGCAGAAGTACAA ATCTCCTGGAAATGCCTATGTGGAAGGTGATGCCTCGAGTGCAAGCTATTTCTTGGCTGGTGCTGCAATCACTGGAGGCACTGTGACAGTTGAAGGTTGTGGCACAACCAGTTTACAG GGTGATGTGAAATTTGCTGAGGTACTTGAGATGATGGGAGCAAAGGTTACATGGACCGATACTAGTGTAACTGTTACCGGTCCACCACGTGAGCCCTATGGGAAGAAACACCTGAAAGCTGTTGATGTCAACATGAACAAAATGCCTGATGTCGCCATGACTCTTGCCGTTGTTGCGCTCTTTGCTGATGGTCCGACTGCTATCAGAGATG TGGCTTCCTGGAGAGTAAAGGAAACCGAAAGGATGGTCGCAATTCGGACCGAGCTAACTAAG CTGGGAGCATCGGTTGAAGAAGGGCCGGACTACTGCATCATCACCCCACCGGAGAAGCTGAACGTCACGGCAATCGACACCTACGACGACCACAGGATGGCCATGGCCTTCTCCCTCGCTGCCTGCGCCGACGTGCCCGTGACGATCAGAGACCCCGGTTGCACCCGCAAGACCTTCCCCAACTACTTCGACGTGCTAAGCACTTTCGTCAAGAACTAA
- the LOC102718462 gene encoding protein EXORDIUM-like 3 — translation MHRLAVCLLLALAQLAVAWRPWPPRNGSGELEGIGASKKFEGSSEFVKLQYHMGPVLAADITVHPIWYGRWPAEQKRTIRAFVRSLSPAASEEGAIPSPSVAAWWRTVRLYTDQTSANVSAVVKLGQEKTDARMSRGARLTRLDIQSVVRDAVTARTRPLPVDSSGVYLVLTSPDVVVENFCGQVCGFHYFTFPSVVGYTLPYAWVGNSARRCPEVCAYPFAIPSYVAGRKPEAPPNGDVGVDGMVSVIAHELAELASNPLANAWYAGEDPSFPTEIADLCEGIYGTGGGGAYTGQLLTDVRSGASYNVNGVGGRKFLVQWVWNPFLSYCSGPNALDQ, via the coding sequence ATGCATCGCCTCGCCGTCTGCCTCCTGCTTGCACTGGCGCAGCTCGCCGTCGCGTGGcgcccgtggccgccgcgcaatgggagcggcgagcttgaAGGAATCGGGGCGTCCAAGAAGTTCGAGGGGTCGTCGGAGTTCGTCAAGCTGCAGTACCACATGGgccccgtcctcgccgccgacatTACGGTGCACCCGATCTGGTACGGCCGGTGGCCCGCCGAGCAGAAGCGCACGATCCGGGCGTTCGTTCGGTCGctctcgccggccgcctccgaGGAGGGCGCCATCCCGTCGCCGTCCGTCGCCGCGTGGTGGCGCACCGTGCGGCTCTACACCGACCAGACCTCGGCCAACGTGTCGGCGGTGGTGAAGCTCGGGCAGGAGAAGACCGACGCGCGCATGTCGCGGGGCGCGAGGCTGACCCGGCTCGACATCCAGTCCGTCGTCCGGGACGCCGTCACCGCGCGCACCAGGCCGCTCCCCGTCGACTCCAGCGGCGTGTACCTGGTGCTCACCTCGCCGGATGTGGTGGTGGAGAACTTCTGCGGCCAGGTGTGCGGCTTCCACTACTTCACCTTCCCGTCCGTCGTCGGGTACACGCTCCCCTACGCCTGGGTCGGCaactcggcgcggcggtgcCCGGAGGTGTGCGCCTACCCGTTCGCCATCCCGTCCTACGTGGCCGGCCGCAAGCCGGAGGCGCCGCCCAACGGCGACGTGGGCGTCGACGGCATGGTGAGCGTCATCGCGCACGAGCTGGCGGAGCTGGCGTCCAACCCGCTGGCCAACGCGTGGTACGCCGGCGAGGACCCGTCGTTCCCGACAGAGATCGCCGACCTCTGCGAGGGGATCtacggcaccggcggcggcggcgcctacACCGGCCAGCTGCTCACCGACGTCCGCTCCGGCGCCTCGTACAACGTGaacggcgtcggcggccgcaAGTTCTTGGTGCAGTGGGTGTGGAACCCCTTCCTCAGCTACTGCTCCGGCCCCAACGCACTCGACcagtag
- the LOC102709288 gene encoding tRNA 2'-phosphotransferase 1-like, whose translation MKAASSPLRLRAALLLLLSSPSPRLALPMNPSSSSPGGGGYHSKAAAFASPQPRGGGGGDRRRGGGRGHGGDGGDRIDALGRLLTRILRHMASELNLDMRADGYVRVRDLLKLNLQTLAKIPLKSHTVEEIREAVRRDNKQRFSLLEEDGELLIRANQGHTVTTVTSESLLKPILSADEVSVCVHGTYRKNLDSILQHGLKRMARLHVHFSSGLPTDGGVISGMRQSVNILIYLDVSKALQDGMKLYISDNKVILTEGFDGVVPVKYFEKIETWPGRAPVPFHK comes from the exons ATGaaggccgcctcctccccgctccgcctccgtgccgcgctcctcctcctcctctcctccccgtccCCGCGTCTCGCGCTCCCAATgaacccctcctcctcctcccccggcggcggcggctaccactccaaggccgccgccttcgcctcccctcagccgcgcggcggcggcggcggggacaggcgacgcggcggagggagaggccacggcggcgatggcggcgaccgCATCGATGCCCTCGGCCGCCTTCT GACGCGGATCTTGCGGCACATGGCGTCGGAGCTGAACCTGGACATGAGGGCCGACGGCTACGTGCGGGTTCGCGACCTGCTCAAGCTCAACCTGCAGACCTTAGCCAAGATCCCTCTCAAGTCACACACCGTCGAGGAGATTAGGGAG gcgGTCAGACGGGATAACAAGCAGAGGTTTAGTCTGCTGGAGGAAGATGGTGAGCTGCTGATACGAGCAAACCAGGGGCACACGGTAACG ACAGTCACTTCAGAGAGCTTGTTGAAACCCATCCTATCAGCTGATGAAGTCTCAG TTTGTGTGCATGGAACATACAGGAAGAATCTTGATTCGATCTTGCAGCATGGGCTAAAACGAATGGCAAGGTTACATGTACATTTCTCAAGTGGCTTGCCGACAGATGGGGGAGTGATCAGTG gtATGCGACAGAGTGTTAACATCTTGATATATTTGGATGTCAGCAAGGCACTGCAAG ATGGAATGAAGCTGTACATTTCAGACAACAAGGTGATACTGACAGAGGGCTTCGATGGCGTCGTTCCTGTCAAGTACTTTGAGAAAATTGAAACATGGCCAGGGAGAGCACCTGTACCATTTCACAAATAG
- the LOC102708724 gene encoding transketolase, chloroplastic, which produces MAAHSVAAAHATIAARAAPAPAGAAAAPSERLGFRLSSLAGRGLRSPLPPRRASPAAPRRRQRVRAAAVETLEGQAATGALLEKSVNTIRFLAIDAVEKANSGHPGLPMGCAPMGHILYDEVMRYNPKNPYWFNRDRFILSAGHGCMLQYALLHLAGYDAVMEDDLKQFRQWGSRTPGHPENFETPGVEVTTGPLGQGIANAVGLALAEKHLAARFNKPDSEIVDHYTYCILGDGCQMEGISNEACSLAGHWGLGKLIAFYDDNHISIDGDTEIAFTEDVSARFEALGWHTIWVKNGNTGYDEIRAAIKEAKAVSDKPTLIKVTTTIGFGSPNKANSYSVHGSALGTKEVEATRENLGWPYEPFFVPEDVKSHWSRHVSQGASFEADWNAKFAEYEKKYPEDAATLKSIVSGELPTGWADALPKYTTESAADATRNLSQQCLNALAKVVPGLLGGSADLASSNMTLLKMFGDFQKDTPEERNVRFGVREHGMGAICNGIALHSPGLIPYCATFFVFTDYMRAAMRISALCEAGVIYVMTHDSIGLGEDGPTHQPIEHLVSFRAMPNILMLRPADGNETAGAYKIAVLNRKRPSVLALSRQKLPQLPGTSIEGVEKGGYTISDNSTGNKPDLIVMSTGSELEIAAKAADELRKEGKTVRVVSFVCWELFDEQSDEYKESVLPEAVTGRISIEAGSTLGWQKYVGSKGKAIGIDKFGASAPAGKIYQEYGISVESIIAAAKSL; this is translated from the exons atggccgcgcactccgtcgccgccgcgcacgccaccatcgccgcgcgcgcggcgcccgcgcccgcaggggccgcggccgcgccgtcggAGCGCCTGGGGTTCCGCCTCAGctcgctcgccggccgcggcctgCGCTCCCCtctcccgccgcgccgcgcgtcgcccgcggcgccgcgccgccgccagcgcgtgcgcgcggcggccgtggaGACGCTCGAGGGGCAGGCCGCGACGGGCGCGCTGCTCGAGAAGTCAGTGAACACGATCCGGTTCCTGGCCATCGATGCCGTCGAGAAGGCCAACTCCGGCCACCCGGGGCTCCCCATGGGATGCGCGCCCATGGGACACATCCTCTACGACGAGGTCATGCGGTACAACCCCAAGAACCCCTACTGGTTCAACCGCGACCGCTTCATCCTCTCCGCCGGCCACGGGTGTATGCTCCAGTACGCGCTGCTCCACCTCGCCGGCTACGACGCCGTCATG GAGGACGACTTGAAGCAATTCAGGCAATGGGGAAGCAGGACTCCAGGTCACCCCGAGAACTTCGAGACGCCCGGGGTTGAAGTTACCACTG GACCTCTTGGTCAGGGTATTGCAAATGCAGTTGGGTTGGCTCTTGCTGAGAAGCACTTGGCTGCTCGTTTCAACAAGCCCGATAGCGAGATTGTTGATCACTACAC CTACTGTATTTTGGGTGATGGATGCCAAATGGAGGGTATCTCCAATGAAGCTTGCTCATTGGCTGGCCATTGGGGTCTTGGCAAGCTGATTGCTTTCTATGATGACAACCATATTTCCATTGATGGAGACACAGAGATTGCATTCACTGAGGATGTGAGTGCTCGCTTTGAGGCTCTTGGGTGGCATACAATCTGGGTTAAGAATGGCAATACTGGTTATGATGAGATTCGTGCCGCCATTAAAGAAGCAAAGGCGGTATCTGACAAACCTACACTCATCAAG GTGACCACCACAATCGGTTTTGGATCTCCCAACAAGGCCAACTCATACAGCGTCCATGGAAGTGCGTTGGGTACCAAAGAGGTCGAAGCAACCAGAGAGAACCTTGGATGGCCCTATGAGCCATTCTTTGTGCCTGAGGATGTGAAGAG TCACTGGAGCCGCCATGTTTCCCAAGGTGCTTCTTTTGAGGCTGACTGGAATGCTAAGTTTGCTGAGTATGAGAAGAAGTACCCAGAAGATGCAGCGACCTTGAAGAGCATTGTCTCTGGGGAGTTGCCCACTGGCTGGGCTGACGCTCTTCCT AAATACACTACAGAGAGCGCAGCAGATGCCACCAGGAATCTCTCACAACAGTGCTTAAATGCACTTGCTAAAGTTGTTCCTGGTCTCCTTGGAGGAAGTGCTGACCTTGCATCCTCGAACATGACATTGCTTAAGATGTTTGGTGACTTCCAGAAGGATACGCCTGAGGAGCGCAATGTCCGGTTTGGAGTCAGGGAGCATGGAATGGGTGCCATTTGTAATGGCATTGCTCTGCACAGCCCAGGACTCATTCCATACTGTGCTACTTTCTTTGTTTTCACTGATTACATGAGAGCCGCCATGAGGATCTCAGCCTTGTGTGAAGCTGGAGTTATCTATGTTATGACTCATGACTCCATTGGTCTTGGAGAAGATGGTCCGACCCATCAGCCCATTGAGCACCTGGTGAGCTTCCGCGCTATGCCTAACATCCTGATGCTTCGTCCAGCTGATGGTAATGAGACTGCCGGGGCATACAAAATCGCTGTCCTCAACAGGAAGAGGCCATCTGTTCTTGCTCTCTCTAGGCAAAAGCTTCCTCAGCTGCCAGGTACCTCAATTGAGGGTGTCGAGAAGGGTGGATACACCATCTCCGACAACTCAACTGGCAACAAGCCTGACCTCATTGTGATGAGTACCGGTTCTGAACTAGAGATTGCCGCCAAGGCTGCTGATGAGCTCAGGAAGGAGGGGAAGACTGTACGTGTTGTGTCATTTGTTTGCTGGGAACTTTTCGATGAACAGTCGGATGAATACAAGGAGAGTGTTCTTCCTGAGGCTGTTACCGGAAGAATCAGCATTGAAGCAGGATCTACTCTGGGATGGCAGAAGTATGTTGGAAGCAAGGGCAAGGCTATTGGCATTGACAAATTCGGTGCAAGTGCTCCTGCTGGAAAGATCTACCAGGAGTATGGCATCAGCGTGGAGAGCATCATTGCAGCAGCAAAGAGCCTGTAA
- the LOC102718745 gene encoding 40S ribosomal protein S20, producing MAAADMAYAPPMKSGKMGFESSQEVQHRIRITLSSKSVKNLEKVCGDLVKGAKDKSLRVKGPVRMPTKVLHITTRKSPCGEGTNTWDRFEMRVHKRVIDLVSSADVVKQITSITIEPGVEVEVTISDQ from the exons ATGGCGGCCGCCGACATGGCGTACGCGCCGCCGATGAAGTCCGGCAAGATGGGCTTCGAGAGCTCGCAGGAGGTGCAGCACAGGATCCGCATCACCCTGTCCTCCAAGAGCGTCAAGAACCTCGAGAAAG TCTGCGGCGATCTGGTGAAGGGAGCCAAGGATAAGAGCTTGAGGGTGAAGGGCCCGGTGCGGATGCCCACCAAGGTGCTCCACATCACCACCAGGAAGTCTCCCTGTGGCGAAG GTACCAACACCTGGGATAGGTTTGAGATGAGGGTGCACAAAAGGGTCATTGATCTCGTCAGCTCTGCCGATGTTGTCAAGCAGATCACCTCGATCACCATTGAGCCAGGCGTGGAGGTTGAGGTGACCATCAGCGACCAGTGA